One genomic segment of Brevibacillus laterosporus LMG 15441 includes these proteins:
- a CDS encoding thymidylate synthase, with protein sequence MSYDLQKEFPILTTKFVAFKTAVKELLWIYKHQSNDVKLLQKMGVHVWDEWAWKDGTIGSIRLSNCETQSDR encoded by the coding sequence TTGAGTTATGATTTGCAAAAGGAATTTCCGATTTTAACAACTAAATTTGTTGCCTTTAAAACAGCGGTTAAGGAATTGCTATGGATTTACAAGCATCAAAGCAATGATGTGAAGCTGTTGCAGAAAATGGGTGTCCATGTTTGGGATGAATGGGCTTGGAAAGATGGAACGATTGGGAGCATACGGTTATCAAATTGCGAAACACAATCAGATAGATAA
- a CDS encoding thymidylate synthase, with amino-acid sequence MWDVSDVYLNCTLVQRSGDIGLGIPFNTTQYAVLIHMIAQVTGLKAGKFHHYINNAHIYENHFDGLRTQLTREVYLAPSFLD; translated from the coding sequence ATGTGGGATGTATCAGACGTCTATTTAAATTGCACACTCGTACAACGCAGCGGTGATATAGGATTAGGCATCCCCTTTAATACTACCCAATATGCCGTACTTATTCATATGATTGCTCAGGTTACTGGTTTAAAAGCAGGAAAGTTTCATCATTACATTAACAATGCACATATCTACGAAAATCATTTCGATGGATTGCGTACCCAATTAACTAGAGAGGTGTACCTTGCCCCAAGCTTTCTGGATTAA
- a CDS encoding MerR family transcriptional regulator, producing MYKTKEIATLVGVHPNTVRIYEEWCFISPVPRQANGYRIYSDIHLFQLMVARTLFRCEIVQGDIRKRARAIVYTCGQENFAKAEELTIDYLTNLEREYVHALSATKVVEKWLREDPTVSTRTYSRTEVALLLDITSEAVRNWERNGLITVPRLDNGYRAYGERELEQLRVIRSLRSAHYSINAILRLLKQIQQPSPDIFAILNTPTDEEDIVSVTDQLGKSLLDAIAGAKDTLALFHEKTTFQ from the coding sequence GTGTACAAAACAAAAGAAATCGCAACACTTGTTGGGGTACACCCAAACACTGTGCGCATTTATGAGGAATGGTGCTTTATCTCCCCTGTACCAAGACAAGCAAATGGCTATCGTATTTATTCAGACATCCATTTATTTCAGTTAATGGTCGCACGGACGCTCTTTCGGTGTGAAATTGTACAAGGAGATATTCGGAAAAGAGCTCGTGCAATTGTATATACTTGCGGACAAGAAAATTTTGCGAAGGCTGAAGAACTAACAATAGACTATCTCACCAATTTAGAACGCGAATATGTTCATGCCTTGTCTGCTACAAAAGTTGTTGAGAAATGGTTGAGAGAAGATCCTACTGTTAGTACACGCACTTATTCTCGAACGGAAGTGGCACTGCTTCTAGATATTACATCTGAAGCTGTACGAAATTGGGAACGTAACGGACTCATTACCGTACCGAGACTGGACAATGGTTACCGAGCATATGGTGAAAGAGAACTTGAGCAGCTACGAGTTATTCGTAGTTTAAGAAGTGCCCATTACTCAATTAATGCCATTTTACGTTTACTCAAACAAATCCAACAACCAAGCCCTGATATTTTCGCGATTTTAAATACACCAACAGATGAAGAAGATATCGTGTCAGTAACGGATCAATTAGGTAAATCATTATTAGATGCCATAGCAGGTGCAAAAGATACATTAGCTTTGTTTCATGAAAAAACCACTTTCCAGTAA
- a CDS encoding ABC transporter permease, translated as MITFLTFLKIEGKLVWKGIDILIFGICFPIILATLFGYFLSKDGLAGASHFELSYASVITIGVLATGVMGVPLTIADYRHRGILKRFQVTPVSPLQILFAQGLIQLSSALVSFIGVTLVYHLLFDYELKGSWGLFLLTYTFVIIAMYSIGIFIGSLVPDQKSANVWSSVAYFTMLLFSGATIPYEAMPRFFQWVMDILPLSHGIHLLKQASTGEPLTDGLFHIVILALCIVIGLCGSIKFFKWK; from the coding sequence ATGATTACATTTCTAACCTTTTTAAAAATTGAGGGCAAGCTCGTTTGGAAGGGCATTGATATTCTCATTTTTGGGATCTGCTTCCCTATTATATTAGCCACCCTATTTGGTTATTTTCTGAGTAAGGACGGATTAGCTGGTGCTTCCCACTTTGAACTATCGTACGCATCTGTAATTACGATTGGTGTACTAGCAACAGGAGTTATGGGTGTACCACTGACCATTGCAGATTACCGTCACCGTGGGATTTTAAAGCGATTCCAAGTGACACCTGTGTCACCTCTCCAAATTCTATTTGCCCAAGGACTGATTCAGCTTTCTTCAGCACTTGTATCATTTATTGGTGTCACACTTGTTTATCATTTATTATTTGATTATGAACTAAAGGGCTCCTGGGGGTTATTCCTTCTGACATACACTTTTGTCATTATAGCGATGTATAGTATCGGGATTTTCATTGGAAGCTTAGTACCTGACCAAAAGTCAGCAAATGTTTGGAGCTCTGTTGCTTACTTCACGATGTTACTGTTTTCAGGAGCAACGATTCCGTATGAAGCCATGCCTCGATTCTTCCAATGGGTGATGGATATTTTGCCACTTTCTCATGGTATTCACTTATTAAAGCAGGCAAGTACAGGGGAGCCACTAACAGATGGTCTATTCCATATCGTGATTTTAGCTCTATGCATTGTAATTGGATTATGTGGATCGATTAAATTCTTTAAATGGAAGTAG
- a CDS encoding ABC transporter ATP-binding protein: MILTVKNLSVTYGTKEAVHNISFSIKPGEVIGLLGANGAGKSSTIAAVLGIEKSNYEELTMLGKSPILHRKEVYQEVGVQFQETNFQDGLTVREACEQWESLYKQTADVPLLLQTFGLVGKETQLVKSLSGGERQRLAVLLALISIPKLVFLDELTTGLDTKARRMLWKQLLTMKEKGLAIVLTSHYMDEVEALCDKILILKEGKTVLYGTIQEAIRASEKATLEDAYLYFAGEEDWV; encoded by the coding sequence ATGATCTTAACCGTCAAAAACTTATCGGTCACATACGGTACTAAAGAAGCTGTCCACAACATTAGTTTTAGCATCAAGCCTGGGGAGGTAATTGGCTTACTTGGGGCAAACGGTGCAGGGAAATCCTCTACTATTGCAGCAGTGCTTGGTATTGAAAAGAGTAATTACGAAGAGCTCACAATGCTCGGAAAGTCACCAATTCTCCATCGCAAGGAAGTCTATCAAGAGGTGGGTGTACAGTTTCAAGAAACAAATTTCCAAGATGGATTAACGGTGCGTGAGGCATGCGAGCAGTGGGAGTCGCTTTATAAACAAACTGCTGATGTGCCTCTACTCTTGCAAACATTTGGTCTAGTTGGGAAGGAAACTCAACTTGTGAAATCTCTTTCAGGGGGTGAACGTCAACGCTTAGCGGTGCTGCTGGCATTAATTTCAATTCCTAAGCTTGTTTTCCTAGATGAGCTCACAACAGGATTAGATACAAAGGCTCGACGTATGCTTTGGAAACAGCTTTTAACGATGAAAGAAAAAGGTCTGGCAATTGTCCTAACATCACACTACATGGACGAGGTTGAGGCGTTATGTGATAAAATTTTAATTTTAAAAGAAGGCAAAACTGTCTTATATGGCACGATCCAAGAAGCAATCCGTGCAAGTGAGAAAGCCACACTAGAAGACGCGTACCTATATTTTGCAGGCGAGGAGGACTGGGTATGA
- a CDS encoding LytTR family DNA-binding domain-containing protein has product MQIKLIIDENVKETEIHIHTNAYTNEIEQIIRYFESSNTEVIDGYLQQQIYMLKITDIYFIYSEGTKVYFSTDEDEYESKRKLYELEDLLKKNFVRVNKSTLVNVSKIFSMKMEKLGMMQLVMDNGSTAHVSRMYLKILKKRLGIGRDT; this is encoded by the coding sequence ATGCAAATCAAATTAATCATCGATGAGAATGTAAAGGAAACAGAAATCCATATTCATACAAATGCGTATACAAATGAAATTGAACAAATTATTAGGTATTTTGAGTCTTCTAACACAGAAGTAATTGATGGTTATTTACAACAGCAAATCTATATGTTGAAAATTACAGATATTTACTTTATTTATTCAGAAGGGACAAAGGTTTATTTTTCAACAGATGAGGATGAATATGAATCAAAGCGCAAATTATATGAGCTGGAAGATTTGTTAAAAAAGAACTTTGTCCGTGTCAATAAATCAACGCTCGTAAATGTGTCTAAGATTTTCTCTATGAAGATGGAGAAATTAGGTATGATGCAGCTTGTGATGGACAATGGATCAACAGCTCATGTTAGTCGTATGTATTTAAAGATACTGAAGAAGCGGCTAGGAATTGGGAGGGATACGTAA
- a CDS encoding DUF3021 domain-containing protein — MKKIIQSSLIGALIGLSTSYIIMTIVLLQNPTRVMNGQELLVEFLLAVFLGVGCGLITLIFYSDRWPFVVNLSIHYVVVLLLVLICGAIGEWYENPTENPVRFLMFIVIQFIIYILVWVGVYWMDSKEIKKINDQLKRK, encoded by the coding sequence ATGAAAAAAATAATCCAATCTTCATTAATAGGGGCCCTTATTGGGTTAAGCACTTCTTATATCATTATGACAATTGTTTTATTACAAAATCCAACCAGAGTAATGAATGGGCAAGAGCTTTTGGTGGAGTTTCTTTTGGCTGTATTTCTAGGAGTGGGTTGTGGTCTTATCACGCTTATTTTTTACTCTGATCGTTGGCCATTTGTGGTAAATCTATCGATACATTATGTTGTGGTCTTACTACTTGTACTTATTTGTGGTGCAATTGGAGAGTGGTATGAAAATCCAACTGAGAATCCAGTCAGGTTTCTTATGTTTATTGTGATTCAATTCATTATTTATATTCTTGTCTGGGTGGGGGTATATTGGATGGATTCAAAAGAAATAAAAAAAATTAACGATCAGTTAAAGAGGAAATAA
- a CDS encoding serine hydrolase domain-containing protein, with translation MYNTIYPTLQKLQFNGSLYIETRNNESLSLTLGYKDLDNYISITEHTLFDIASLSKMYTAVMILQLIETKAINLEDKLTKWFNTITYKNVTIEQLLTHTSGIPEYIGNPSVTVIEEILHTKEPYFPAGCGSFYSNTNYVLLAKIIEDVSKLSYEDCLHKMIVAPLHLTHTTTKPSAEQIAVGRLFDYTNREYIAVTDDPILHKHEGFYGDGGIYSTAKEIAQFLKGFIQGKLVSPELVKSALTPSSLSNNYGYGFVIQDDSFGHSGGEIGYSAHCLYSLPNEKLIILLTNEEISPMYEQQILSFLTFPQNKEKPIAPKHPTIMGINTTDGIEGTYQLTDDYQTCFTVSRIVDHLIITFDDQPATHLFKIEPNLYWIRNTMSFINFHDMVFIDEGIEVPLNKHLITS, from the coding sequence ATGTACAATACTATTTATCCTACGTTACAAAAATTACAATTTAACGGTTCTCTTTATATAGAGACAAGAAATAACGAAAGCCTTAGCCTTACATTAGGTTATAAAGATTTAGATAATTACATCTCTATTACGGAACATACACTGTTCGATATTGCTTCTTTAAGTAAAATGTATACCGCCGTAATGATATTGCAATTAATAGAAACAAAAGCTATTAATCTTGAAGATAAACTGACGAAATGGTTTAACACGATTACCTATAAAAATGTAACTATTGAACAATTATTAACACATACATCAGGCATCCCAGAATATATAGGTAACCCTTCAGTAACAGTCATTGAAGAAATCTTACATACTAAAGAGCCATACTTCCCTGCGGGCTGCGGATCGTTTTATTCCAATACAAACTATGTATTATTAGCAAAAATCATTGAGGATGTAAGCAAACTTTCATATGAAGATTGTCTACATAAGATGATTGTAGCCCCTCTTCATCTTACACATACAACTACGAAACCAAGCGCTGAACAAATTGCTGTCGGAAGGCTTTTCGATTATACTAATCGGGAATATATTGCTGTAACAGACGATCCTATCTTGCATAAACATGAGGGCTTCTATGGTGATGGTGGCATTTACTCTACAGCAAAGGAAATTGCTCAGTTTTTAAAGGGATTTATTCAAGGAAAACTGGTATCCCCTGAATTGGTAAAAAGTGCTTTAACTCCTTCCTCTTTATCTAACAATTATGGCTACGGATTCGTAATTCAAGACGACTCTTTTGGTCACTCTGGTGGGGAGATCGGATACTCCGCCCACTGCTTATATTCTTTACCAAATGAAAAACTAATCATTCTTTTAACAAATGAAGAGATAAGCCCTATGTATGAACAACAAATATTATCATTTTTAACCTTTCCTCAAAACAAAGAAAAACCTATAGCACCAAAACACCCTACTATCATGGGCATAAACACGACAGATGGCATAGAAGGTACGTATCAGCTCACTGATGACTATCAAACATGCTTTACTGTCAGCCGTATTGTTGATCATCTTATTATCACTTTTGATGATCAACCTGCCACCCATTTGTTTAAAATTGAACCTAATCTCTATTGGATTAGAAATACAATGAGTTTTATCAATTTCCACGATATGGTCTTTATTGACGAAGGTATAGAAGTACCACTTAACAAACACCTGATAACGTCTTAA
- a CDS encoding MarR family winged helix-turn-helix transcriptional regulator, giving the protein MDLYTQVKQINEADYAINRLIYKYYKKHLASSITTQQAVLLDIVYYAKKISVGEIALEMNVSSSAVSQLISKMEKNQLIHRTINPDNRREIFITLDKKGWEYFHKQEYVERAVADRLFSKLTISELNELERITKKLQEIAMKEFL; this is encoded by the coding sequence TTGGATTTGTACACGCAAGTAAAACAAATTAATGAAGCCGATTATGCAATCAATCGATTGATTTACAAATATTACAAAAAACATCTGGCTAGTTCTATCACAACACAACAAGCTGTGCTGTTAGATATTGTCTATTATGCTAAAAAAATATCTGTAGGTGAAATTGCTTTAGAAATGAACGTTAGCTCTAGTGCAGTAAGTCAGCTTATCTCCAAAATGGAGAAAAATCAGTTAATCCATCGTACTATTAATCCAGATAATCGTCGTGAAATATTTATTACATTAGATAAAAAAGGTTGGGAATATTTCCACAAGCAGGAGTATGTAGAACGAGCTGTGGCTGATCGTTTATTTTCTAAATTGACGATTTCAGAGCTTAATGAATTGGAACGAATTACAAAAAAATTACAGGAAATCGCCATGAAAGAGTTCTTGTGA
- a CDS encoding YrpD family protein, whose translation MKKANLATTMICLLSLPLSSFSAFAAADDFREWKGTNGKSVGVVHEETSTISDSKINEMIERAKESISQEKKNKKNSLRAEALDTTYSYIAFEDGVSYVYEEASSANPELIILDSDNQKAEAFSSKQTQLQGIASDFIADGVGGKQEITQSGTYLSTKLTLPQDSMVDKKVAAYNYGGFFYLANTSGVIGSWVADMGLSYYTNVGQSQTETGWKPIIIVKQKTSATAWTAYKSDIFDPNYKEGQYRNAYKSGSDVNLYLWYNYNGKVRLKLDGTTICSERTCTTPGDTKTITIIESADKLNIPQISNWKLLSTVVSNDNTGKNRAIYSNIKVDGTPVPNNKFSIPQEDHAKVTRDNNNTVTIDVDSDIYKY comes from the coding sequence TTGAAAAAAGCTAACCTAGCCACAACCATGATTTGTCTTCTTAGCCTCCCCCTTTCGTCATTTTCCGCATTTGCCGCAGCAGATGACTTCAGAGAATGGAAAGGCACAAATGGAAAAAGCGTTGGGGTTGTACATGAGGAAACAAGTACCATTTCTGATTCTAAAATCAATGAAATGATTGAAAGAGCTAAGGAATCCATTTCCCAGGAAAAAAAGAACAAAAAAAACAGCTTACGGGCTGAGGCATTAGATACTACATACAGCTATATTGCCTTTGAGGACGGAGTATCTTATGTATATGAAGAAGCCTCTTCCGCAAATCCTGAATTAATTATCCTTGATTCAGATAACCAAAAAGCAGAGGCCTTCTCCTCTAAACAAACTCAATTACAAGGGATAGCATCTGATTTTATAGCAGATGGCGTTGGGGGAAAGCAAGAAATCACGCAAAGTGGAACCTATTTAAGTACAAAGCTTACCCTCCCGCAAGATTCGATGGTTGATAAAAAAGTGGCAGCATACAATTATGGTGGTTTTTTCTATCTGGCAAATACAAGCGGAGTAATCGGTTCATGGGTAGCGGATATGGGATTAAGCTACTATACCAATGTTGGTCAATCGCAAACAGAGACCGGCTGGAAACCTATTATCATCGTAAAGCAAAAAACGTCTGCCACTGCTTGGACAGCCTATAAAAGCGATATTTTCGATCCAAACTACAAAGAAGGACAGTATCGAAATGCATATAAGTCAGGTTCCGATGTAAACCTCTATTTGTGGTATAACTACAATGGAAAAGTTCGTTTGAAACTGGACGGTACCACAATTTGCAGCGAGCGGACATGCACTACACCTGGCGATACAAAAACCATCACCATCATTGAATCTGCAGACAAATTGAATATACCTCAAATCTCGAATTGGAAGCTACTTTCTACTGTGGTATCCAATGATAATACGGGGAAAAATCGAGCCATCTATTCAAATATTAAAGTCGATGGCACCCCTGTTCCTAACAATAAATTTTCAATCCCTCAGGAGGATCACGCAAAAGTAACCCGCGACAACAATAACACTGTAACCATTGATGTTGATTCTGATATCTATAAGTATTAG
- the brnQ gene encoding branched-chain amino acid transport system II carrier protein produces MQRLSRKDLLLVSFMMFSLFFGAGNLIFPPFLGQSAGTNFWQAMSGFIISAVGLPILGVVAVAKSDGLHNLAKRVHPVFAFIFTLLIYLSIGPFLGIPRNGSLAFEMGVAPFLPVEWQQTSWVLFLYTLVYFSIAFWLCLNPAKLSDRFGKVLTPSLLILLTGIFIYSLFKPLGFFTSPIESYIQTPYFNGFLDGYLTMDTIAALNFGIVISVTLKQKGIKEKKSLIATTVYAGLIAGAILVSIYVLLGYLGAASTSMFGVTENGAQTLTNVVLYLFGKPGVILLGLVFSLACLTTSVGLITSCSQYFTSLVPRVSYKMWVSILALTSMFFANMGLSGILSISVPILSAIYPLAIALIVLSFTNDLLKGDSIVYTCSMLLVGIVSVADALGQVGIHSLAVDRVLSYLPLHEKGLGWVVPGIVGALIGYVISFIKKKNTSLAPQTTE; encoded by the coding sequence ATGCAGAGGCTATCAAGAAAAGATTTACTGTTAGTAAGCTTTATGATGTTTTCTTTATTTTTTGGAGCAGGAAATTTAATCTTTCCCCCTTTCTTAGGACAGTCAGCGGGAACTAACTTTTGGCAAGCAATGAGCGGCTTTATCATCTCTGCTGTTGGACTACCTATCTTGGGAGTTGTTGCCGTAGCAAAATCTGATGGTTTGCATAATTTGGCCAAACGAGTACATCCTGTTTTTGCTTTTATCTTCACTCTTCTTATCTATTTATCAATTGGTCCTTTCCTAGGTATTCCGCGTAATGGAAGCTTAGCCTTTGAAATGGGAGTGGCTCCTTTTTTACCAGTAGAATGGCAACAAACTAGCTGGGTGCTCTTTCTCTATACACTAGTGTACTTTTCGATTGCTTTTTGGCTTTGTTTAAATCCAGCTAAGCTCTCTGATCGATTTGGTAAAGTGCTAACGCCATCGTTATTGATTTTACTTACAGGTATTTTCATTTATAGCTTATTCAAGCCGCTGGGGTTTTTTACTAGTCCAATTGAAAGTTATATACAAACACCGTATTTCAATGGGTTTTTGGATGGGTATTTAACAATGGATACAATTGCGGCACTTAATTTTGGAATTGTCATTTCAGTAACTCTGAAGCAAAAGGGAATTAAAGAGAAAAAATCGTTGATTGCAACTACAGTCTATGCAGGATTAATTGCTGGGGCGATTCTAGTTTCGATCTATGTTCTACTTGGTTACCTAGGAGCGGCTAGCACCTCTATGTTTGGAGTGACCGAGAATGGAGCCCAAACGTTAACGAATGTGGTGTTATATTTATTTGGTAAACCTGGGGTAATACTATTGGGTCTTGTATTTTCGTTGGCATGCCTAACTACATCGGTTGGACTTATCACTTCATGCAGTCAATACTTTACATCGCTTGTACCGAGAGTTTCATACAAGATGTGGGTGAGTATACTTGCACTAACTAGTATGTTCTTTGCTAACATGGGCTTAAGTGGAATTTTATCAATTTCTGTGCCGATCTTGTCTGCCATCTATCCGTTAGCTATTGCTTTAATTGTATTGTCCTTTACGAATGACCTACTAAAAGGCGATTCCATTGTTTACACATGCAGCATGCTGCTTGTTGGAATTGTTAGTGTTGCTGATGCATTGGGTCAGGTTGGAATTCATTCTCTAGCTGTTGACCGTGTGCTGAGTTATTTGCCGCTACATGAAAAAGGACTTGGGTGGGTTGTCCCAGGAATCGTGGGTGCGCTGATTGGATATGTAATTTCGTTTATAAAAAAGAAAAACACTAGCTTAGCTCCCCAGACTACAGAATAA